A genome region from Anastrepha ludens isolate Willacy chromosome 3, idAnaLude1.1, whole genome shotgun sequence includes the following:
- the LOC128857198 gene encoding uncharacterized protein LOC128857198 yields the protein MTPINTNRLRRFTRLLLVCLALCRFSAAQMYEENETCDFGTYKGTCLRESKCPELPVYMKELDLKANDVGHCGFTVAEEIICCPVRLAPAPAAKQLPDAFIDLLKPFEFRPPPPEDETTLSSVQTTSADYWFGNNFQDINKDKSSRSNNGNSAANDDETQGLNAIFNGNPIQGGLDGNPLPNESEDARINAIFNGNPIQSGIPIQDNSQSFDKIFNANTVFNGNPLQGELDGNSLPNESEDARINAIFNGNPIQGGLDGNSLPNESEDARINAIFNGNPIQSGIPIQDNSQRFDKIFNANPVFNGNPLQGGLDGNPLPNESEDARINAIFNGNPIQSGIPIQDNSQSFDKIFNANTVFNGNPLQGGLDGNSLPNESEDARLNAIFNANPIQNGIPVQDNSQRFDKIFNGNPVFNGNPLQGGLDGNSLPNESEDARLNAIFNANPIQNGIPVQDSTQRFDQIFNGNPVFNGNPLQGGLDGNSLPNESEDARLNAIFNGNLIQNGIPVQDNTQRFDKIFNGSPVSNGNPSPNGIVENIPKLDRNLLSDESENARLNAIFNANPIQSGVPIQDNSQRFGKIFNGNFVSNGNPASNGIVENIPRLNRNLLPDESENARLNAIFNGNPIQSGVPIQDNTQRFDKIFNGNPIQGGLQANPLPNESEDARINAIFNTNPIQSGIPIQDNSQRFDKIFNGNPVLNGNPIQSGVPIPDNTQRFGKIFNGNPFPIGNIIGESKSEPQTGNAIGDGAQRINYIFNVNSIPNGNPTVDNIPKLNGNPLPNESEDARLNAIFNTNPIQSGIPIPDNTQKFDRIFNGNPVPNGNPIVENIPRANGNFLPDESANARINAIFNRNPVSNGSPDTESMPIRNPESDDITKDIIKQAYTDNDFLFESHSNNPFRNYLKQSR from the exons ATGACGCCAATAAACACCAATAGGCTACGGCGCTTCACTCGGCTACTGCTTGTTTGCCTTGCTCTTTGCCGATTCAGCGCAGCTCAAATGTATGAAG AGAACGAGACCTGTGATTTTGGTACCTACAAAGGAACTTGCTTGAGAGAGAGTAAATGCCCAGAGTTGCCGGTTTATATGAAAGAATTGGACTTGAAAGCGAATGATGTGGGTCATTGCGGTTTTACAGTTGCAGAGGAGATCATATGTTGTCC TGTTAGACTAGCACCTGCGCCAGCCGCGAAGCAACTGCCTGATGCATTTATAGATCTTTTAAAACCATTCGAATTTCGTCCGCCGCCTCCAGAAGATGAGACTACTCTGAGTTCTGTACAAACGACCTCAGCAGACTATTGGTTTGGAAATAATTTCCAGGACATCAACAAAGATAAAAGTTCGCGAAGTAATAATGGAAATTCTGCAGCAAATGATGATGAAACTCAAGGATTAAATGCGATATTCAATGGAAATCCTATTCAGGGTGGACTTGACGGAAACCCTCTTCCAAATGAAAGTGAAGATGCAAGAATAAATGCGATATTCAACGGAAATCCTATACAGAGTGGCATCCCTATTCAGGATAATTCTCAAAGTTTCGACAAGATATTTAATGCAAATACTGTGTTCAATGGAAATCCTCTTCAGGGTGAACTTGACGGAAACTCTCTCCCAAATGAAAGTGAAGATGCAAGAATAAATGCGATATTCAACGGAAATCCTATTCAAGGTGGACTTGACGGAAACTCCCTTCCAAATGAAAGTGAAGATGCAAGAATAAATGCGATATTCAACGGAAATCCTATACAGAGTGGCATCCCTATTCAGGATAATTCTCAAAGGTTCGACAAGATATTTAATGCAAATCCTGTGTTCAATGGAAATCCTCTTCAGGGTGGACTTGACGGAAACCCTCTTCCAAATGAAAGTGAAGATGCAAGAATAAATGCGATATTCAACGGAAATCCTATACAGAGTGGCATCCCTATTCAGGATAATTCTCAAAGTTTCGACAAGATATTTAATGCAAATACTGTGTTCAATGGAAATCCTCTTCAGGGTGGACTTGACGGAAACTCTCTCCCAAATGAAAGTGAAGATGCAAGACTAAATGCGATATTCAATGCAAATCCTATTCAGAACGGGATCCCTGTGCAAGATAATTCTCAAAGGTTCGACAAGATATTTAATGGAAATCCGGTGTTCAATGGAAATCCTCTTCAGGGTGGACTTGATGGAAACTCCCTTCCAAATGAAAGTGAAGATGCAAGACTAAATGCGATATTCAATGCAAATCCTATTCAGAACGGGATACCTGTGCAGGATAGTACTCAAAGGTTCGACCAGATATTTAATGGAAATCCTGTGTTCAATGGAAATCCTCTTCAGGGTGGACTTGACGGAAACTCTCTTCCAAATGAAAGTGAAGATGCAAGACTAAATGCGATATTCAATGGAAATCTTATTCAGAACGGGATCCCTGTGCAGGATAATACTCAAAGGTTCGACAAGATATTTAACGGAAGTCCTGTATCAAATGGAAACCCTTCACCAAATGGAATAGTGGAAAATATTCCAAAGCTTGACAGAAACCTTCTTTCAGATGAAAGTGAAAATGCAAGACTAAATGCGATATTCAATGCAAATCCCATTCAGAGTGGGGTCCCTATTCAGGATAATTCTCAAAGGTTCGGCAAGATATTTAACGGAAATTTTGTATCAAATGGAAACCCTGCATCAAATGGAATAGTGGAAAATATTCCACGGCTTAATCGAAACCTTCTTCCGGATGAAAGTGAAAATGCAAGACTAAATGCGATATTCAATGGAAACCCTATTCAGAGTGGGGTCCCTATTCAGGATAATACTCAAAGGTTCGACAAGATATTTAATGGAAATCCTATTCAGGGCGGACTTCAGGCAAACCCTCTCCCAAATGAAAGTGAAGATGCAAGAATCAATGCGATATTCAATACAAATCCTATTCAGAGCGGGATCCCTATTCAGGATAATTCTCAAAGGTTCGACAAGATATTTAACGGAAATCCTGTATTAAATGGAAACCCTATACAGAGTGGGGTCCCTATCCCAGATAATACTCAAAGGTTTGGCAAGATATTTAACGGAAATCCTTTCCCAATTGGAAATATAATAGGTGAAAGTAAGTCGGAGCCGCAGACTGGAAACGCGATTGGGGATGGAGCTCAaagaataaattatatatttaatgtgAACTCTATACCAAACGGAAATCCGACTGTAGATAATATTCCAAAGCTTAACGGGAATCCTCTTCCAAATGAAAGTGAAGATGCAAGACTAAATGCGATATTCAATACAAATCCTATTCAGAGCGGGATCCCTATCCCAGATAATACTCAAAAGTTTGACAGGATATTTAATGGAAATCCTGTACCAAATGGAAATCCGATAGTGGAAAATATTCCAAGGGCTAACGGAAATTTTCTTCCGGATGAAAGTGCAAATGCAAGAATAAATGCGATATTCAACAGAAATCCGGTTTCAAATGGAAGCCCAGACACCGAAAGCATGCCGATTAGAAACCCGGAAAGTGATGATATTACAAAAGACATTATCAAACAAGCATATACAGACAACGATTTCCTATTTGAAAGCCATAGCAATAACCCATTTCGTAATTATCTGAAGCAATCAAGGTGA